The Sulfuricystis thermophila genome segment CGGCACCACGTAATAGGACACGCCAGCCAGCAGAATCAACGCCCAGCCGCCCAAACCCCACGCCGCATGCAAGTCGGTGAGTGCGAGGAGCGGCCACTCGCTGCCGCGCGCAAGTCCCGCCGCGAGAACGATGCCGAGGCTCATTGTCGCCACGAGGGCGGTCACGGCCAGCCGCAGTGCGACCACGGTCGCGCCGCGTGCCGGTGTGCGTAGGAGCGCAATCCCCGTCACGATGGCGAAGAAGCCCAGCGCCAACGCCAGCCCATGCGCTGCTGCCATGAAAAACGCTGGCTGCTGACTCAGGAAGGCGGTAACCAGCAGTGCGGCCGAGACGATCAGCAACGGGTGCACCACCCCGGCCACCCACCGGGGTCGCCAGACATTCGCCCCTGCCGCCACCGGCAGGAATTGCAGCAGTGCACCGCACATCGCCTGCAGCATGAAACCCAGCACCAACAGATGGGTGCCGGCCAGCGCCGCGGGCATCCAGCGCGAAGCGAACATTTCGCCGCCGACGATCGCGAGCAGCAAGCCCGCCGCGATGCCGAACAACGGCGCGGTCAGGAAGAAACGGAAGGGAACGCCGATTGGCGGCGCCTGATCGAAAGAGAGATCAGGATGCATGTTTCACGCCTCGCCCGTCCTCAAGCGTGCCGGATGCGGATCTCGTGCGTGCCGTCCTCGAGGACTTCCTCCTGCCAGACGTAACCGCCTTGATTGCGCAGGATGTTGAACAGCGGCAGCGGGTGACAATAGAGCAACAGCAACAGCTCTTCCCCGGCAGCAAGGCCATCGAGGGCTTCGAGCGTCCGTTCGAGCGGTTCGGGTGGCTGCATTTCGCGGCCATCGATGATCCGCACGCCCCGGTTTGCGTCAGTCATGCCAACTCCAAACGCTCGTGCAGCACCGGCGCCAAAGAGTCGGTTTCGGCAACCAAGCGCTGATCGCACATCGGGT includes the following:
- a CDS encoding DUF2249 domain-containing protein yields the protein MTDANRGVRIIDGREMQPPEPLERTLEALDGLAAGEELLLLLYCHPLPLFNILRNQGGYVWQEEVLEDGTHEIRIRHA